The nucleotide window GACCATGTAGCCAGTTTTTTAGTATATTCATAGTTGTTTTTCATGAGAAAATCAACGTCTTTTTCAGTGGTGCTACTTCTTGCTCCGAGATGAATTATAGCTCTGGTGGAAATTTTAAATTCATCTATTTTCTCAATAAACTCATCTTTATGAATGTAGTCTTCAAAGGTGAGATCAACAAGATTTTTCCACTTTTCCGATGTATTTAAGTTATCCACTATAAAGATCCTATCTTCACCAAGTTCATTAAGCCTTTTTACTACATTTGAACCAATAAATCCTGCTCCTCCTGTAACAATTATATAGCTCATTTTACCTCCAGAGAGTGTTTAGTTTTTTATTTTACCATAACCCGCTTTTTTATCGTGTATCCTTTATGAATGTTATAATTTAAACTATGGCTCATATTAAAATGATAATTCAATATGATGGAACCAACTACTTTGGATGGCAGAGTCAGAAAAAGGGGCAAACTATTCAGGGAAAAATTGAAGAGATTCTCTACAAAATTCTTAAAAAGCCGATCAAAATTCGTGGAGCTGGAAGAACAGATGCAGGTGTGCATGCTCTTGCACAGGTTGCTTCATTTAAAGCTGATCTTAAAATATCTTTGAGTGTTCTTAAAAAAGTCTTGAATTCTCTTCTGCCTAAAGACATAAGGATAATCAATCTTGAAGAAGTTGATGATCATTTTCATCCCCAATATTCAGTAAAAAGAAAATCTTACATCTACTATTTATGCATTGATGAAGAGTGTTCCTGTTTCATACAAAGATATGTGTGGCATTATCCAAGAAAACTTAATTTAGATTTGATAGATGAAGCTCTATCTTTATTTAAAGGGACAAAAGACTTTACAGCTTTTTCAGGTAGTACTGATGTAAAAAATAGAGTAAGAACCGTCTATGATTTTACAATGCAAAAACTTGACAGTCTAAGTTTTATGGATATGCAAATAAATGGAAGTTTTATCAAATTCAGGATAGAAGCAGATGGTTTTTTAAGATACATGGTGAGAAACATAGTTGGATGCATTGTAGAAGTTGGCAGAGAAAAACTGAGTATTGATGCAATTCGAAAAGCTTTTAATTCAGGGGAAAGACCATCTTCTATGCAGACAGCCCCTCCCCATGGACTTTTTTTGGAGGAAATATATTACTGAGATTCCTCACCTTCAAATTTTTCCATCATTTCAATTTTTTCCTGACAGTCTCTGCAGTATATGGCAAATGGAAGAATTTTGAGTCTTTCCTCAGGAATTTCATCTCCGCACATCTCGCATATTCCATAAGTACCTTCTTCAATTTTTCTTAGAGCTTCCTCAATTTTTTTAAGAATATCTCTGTGTGTGCTTAACTGTTTCAAGCTTATGTCTTCTGAAAGATCAATGGCACTTAAATCAGCATCATCCATTACTGCCTCAACAATCTGGCGTTTTTCTCCAGTTTGAAATTTTTTCATCTCTTCACGAGCTTCCTTTAGAATCTGCTCCTTCATCTTGTTGAGCATTTTTTTTAATCTATCTTTTCTTTCCTGATCAATTTTCATTTAAACCTCCATGATTTCTTTCTCTTTCTGTTCAAGAGCCTTGTCAACCTTTTCAATAAAGGAATTGGTTATTTTCTGTATTTCTTCCTGAAGTCTGCGGGAGTCATCTTCACTTAATTTCTTTTCTTTTTCTGCTTTTTTAATCTCTTCAAT belongs to Thermodesulfovibrio aggregans and includes:
- the truA gene encoding tRNA pseudouridine(38-40) synthase TruA, yielding MAHIKMIIQYDGTNYFGWQSQKKGQTIQGKIEEILYKILKKPIKIRGAGRTDAGVHALAQVASFKADLKISLSVLKKVLNSLLPKDIRIINLEEVDDHFHPQYSVKRKSYIYYLCIDEECSCFIQRYVWHYPRKLNLDLIDEALSLFKGTKDFTAFSGSTDVKNRVRTVYDFTMQKLDSLSFMDMQINGSFIKFRIEADGFLRYMVRNIVGCIVEVGREKLSIDAIRKAFNSGERPSSMQTAPPHGLFLEEIYY
- a CDS encoding TraR/DksA family transcriptional regulator, with protein sequence MKIDQERKDRLKKMLNKMKEQILKEAREEMKKFQTGEKRQIVEAVMDDADLSAIDLSEDISLKQLSTHRDILKKIEEALRKIEEGTYGICEMCGDEIPEERLKILPFAIYCRDCQEKIEMMEKFEGEESQ